One region of Pagrus major chromosome 7, Pma_NU_1.0 genomic DNA includes:
- the her9 gene encoding hairy-related 9 isoform X2, with translation MPADTMEKQTASPIAGAPANGSHTPDKPKNASEHRKSSKPIMEKRRRARINESLGQLKTLILDALKKDSSRHSKLEKADILEMTVKHLRNLQRVQMSALSADATVLSKYRAGFNECMNEVTRFLSTSEGVNTEVRSRLLNHLSSCMGQMMSMNYPQQAASQQAHLAQPLHVQLPSTLPISGAAMGSKLSPAEAVSPKVFGGFQLVPATDGQFAFLIPNPAFASATAPVIPLYANAGVPVALNASPVHGSSAPTAASPVHGMTSFSGGPQAVSPVGVSTGSESNEPVWRPW, from the exons ATGCCAGCTGACACTATGGAAAAGCAGACGGCTTCTCCCATCGCCGGAGCCCCTGCGAACGGATCACACACACCGGACAAACCGAAAAATGCAAGCGAGCATAGAAAA TCATCCAAACCGATCATGGAGAAACGCCGGAGAGCAAGAATAAACGAAAGTCTCGGGCAGCTCAAGACTCTCATCCTGGACGCACTTAAAAAAGAT AGCTCCAGACACTCCAAGCTGGAGAAAGCGGACATCCTGGAGATGACAGTGAAGCACTTGAGGAACCTGCAGCGCGTCCAGATGAGCG CGCTCTCAGCAGACGCCACCGTCCTCAGCAAATACAGAGCCGGATTCAACGAGTGCATGAACGAGGTCACCCGCTTCCTGTCCACCTCAGAGGGGGTGAACACGGAGGTGAGGTCCAGGCTCCTCAACCACCTGTCCAGCTGCATGGGCCAGATGATGTCCATGAACTACCCGCAGCAGGCCGCGTCCCAGCAGGCTCACCTGGCGCAGCCTCTCCACGTGCAGCTCCCATCCACTCTGCCCATCAGCGGCGCTGCTATGGGCTCCAAACTCAGTCCAGCTGAGGCCGTCTCCCCGAAGGTCTTTGGTGGCTTCCAGCTGGTGCCCGCAACCGATGGACAGTTCGCTTTTTTGATCCCTAACCCGGCCTTTGCCTCCGCCACAGCCCCAGTCATCCCTCTTTACGCAAACGCGGGAGTGCCTGTTGCGCTCAACGCCAGTCCAGTGCACGGCAGCTCGGCGCCCACTGCAGCATCTCCGGTCCACGGCATGACGTCCTTCTCCGGGGGACCTCAAGCGGTCAGCCCGGTCGGGGTCAGCACCGGCTCGGAGAGCAACGAGCCTGTGTGGCGGCCTTGGTAG
- the her9 gene encoding hairy-related 9 isoform X1 → MPADTMEKQTASPIAGAPANGSHTPDKPKNASEHRKSSKPIMEKRRRARINESLGQLKTLILDALKKDSSRHSKLEKADILEMTVKHLRNLQRVQMSAALSADATVLSKYRAGFNECMNEVTRFLSTSEGVNTEVRSRLLNHLSSCMGQMMSMNYPQQAASQQAHLAQPLHVQLPSTLPISGAAMGSKLSPAEAVSPKVFGGFQLVPATDGQFAFLIPNPAFASATAPVIPLYANAGVPVALNASPVHGSSAPTAASPVHGMTSFSGGPQAVSPVGVSTGSESNEPVWRPW, encoded by the exons ATGCCAGCTGACACTATGGAAAAGCAGACGGCTTCTCCCATCGCCGGAGCCCCTGCGAACGGATCACACACACCGGACAAACCGAAAAATGCAAGCGAGCATAGAAAA TCATCCAAACCGATCATGGAGAAACGCCGGAGAGCAAGAATAAACGAAAGTCTCGGGCAGCTCAAGACTCTCATCCTGGACGCACTTAAAAAAGAT AGCTCCAGACACTCCAAGCTGGAGAAAGCGGACATCCTGGAGATGACAGTGAAGCACTTGAGGAACCTGCAGCGCGTCCAGATGAGCG CAGCGCTCTCAGCAGACGCCACCGTCCTCAGCAAATACAGAGCCGGATTCAACGAGTGCATGAACGAGGTCACCCGCTTCCTGTCCACCTCAGAGGGGGTGAACACGGAGGTGAGGTCCAGGCTCCTCAACCACCTGTCCAGCTGCATGGGCCAGATGATGTCCATGAACTACCCGCAGCAGGCCGCGTCCCAGCAGGCTCACCTGGCGCAGCCTCTCCACGTGCAGCTCCCATCCACTCTGCCCATCAGCGGCGCTGCTATGGGCTCCAAACTCAGTCCAGCTGAGGCCGTCTCCCCGAAGGTCTTTGGTGGCTTCCAGCTGGTGCCCGCAACCGATGGACAGTTCGCTTTTTTGATCCCTAACCCGGCCTTTGCCTCCGCCACAGCCCCAGTCATCCCTCTTTACGCAAACGCGGGAGTGCCTGTTGCGCTCAACGCCAGTCCAGTGCACGGCAGCTCGGCGCCCACTGCAGCATCTCCGGTCCACGGCATGACGTCCTTCTCCGGGGGACCTCAAGCGGTCAGCCCGGTCGGGGTCAGCACCGGCTCGGAGAGCAACGAGCCTGTGTGGCGGCCTTGGTAG